AGCAAGTGTATGACGCCTTGAGCGCCGAGGAGATCGGCATCGACGAGGTGACCCGCAAAAGCGCGCTGCCGGTTTCAGCCGTTTCGGCGGTGCTGCTGAGCCTGGAAATGAAACGGCTGATTCGGCAATTGCCGGGAAAGATGTTTGCGCGGAATACCTGACCCGGAGGTCTCCCCCTTTTTCGCGCTATGGCTATCCCGGCACTCAACCAGCACGGATTGCTTCCCGTCGGCATCCACGACTGCACACTCGCCGAGCTGAAAAGTCGGTTCGCCTCATTTCAAGCCACGGATCGACGGCTTGAGCTGTTCCGAAAACTCGAACGATTGATCGCCGAAGCTCAAGCAGCACAATTTGCGCGCAGTCTGCTCATCGATGGCAGCTTCGTAACCGCGCAGCCAAATCCCAATGACATTGACCTTGGTCCTCGTGCTGCCTCCGACGCATGATGTGTGCGGTGACCTGCCGCCGTCCCAATACAATCTGGTGTCGAAAAAAAACGTGCCAAGGCGCTACGGTTTTGATATAGTTGCTGAGCGTGAGAACACAGTGGAGTATGATGAAGCGGTCGCTTTCTTCCAGCAGGTGCGCCACCAGCCTGCTTGGCAGAAGGGCATTTTAAGGCTAAGGCTATGATTGAGAACACGCCGCAACTCCAGCAAGCCCTCGAACAGATGGGCCGCATGCAGCGGATTTTGGACTCTTATCGCACCGACAGACTCCCGCAGCCTGACAGATAGGGCAGCCAGGTCTTCGCCCTCTCCGGCCCGTTCGATTCCCCCGGCGATCATGACCTCATCAAGACTTCCACGAGTCGTTTCAATCCTTGCTCCATCGTGAACTGAGGTTCCCAGCCAAGCGAGCGCAGTTTTGTGGCGTCCGCCACCACGAACGGGAAGGGGTCCGGTTCCGGCGGGTCCGCTTCTTCGACCAGGCGGGGTTTTCCCATCAGGCATGCCAGCCGACCGGCGATTTCACGCACGGAAGAGCCGGTCCCGGTCCCAACGTTGATCGGGCCACGGACTTTGTTCTCAACGACTGCGAGAAGGGCGGCCGCCAAATCCTCAATGAAAATATAATCCTTGGTGCTCGATGGAGTTTTGAGCAGGACCTTCTCGCCGCGCTCGAACTTTTGGGCAATCGAACTGCAGAGCCGGGAGGGATGCTCTCCCGGGCCATAGGGATAGAAAACCCTGGCCCAGCCGAAGCCGAAATCGCCGGCATCCCTTTCGAGGGCGAGGCGGAGTTGATTCTTGCAACGCGCATAGCGGGTCGTAGGGAAAAGAGGGGTGCGCTCTTCGGAGAGGGGCTCGCTGCCGATCTGGTATTCAATGCACGAGCCCAGGCCGAGCAGGTATCTGGCGCCGGCCTCGGGCATCCTGCGCAGGAAACTGAGGCTGGCATCACGGAAGCGGTCGTTTTCGGGCGATTCGAGGTACATACCGGGCGTGGTGATCCAGGCCATGTGAATGCAGGCCTCCGGGCCAAAGGCCTCAATCTCTCGCCAAGGGGCTTGTTCGAGGGTCCCGCGGAGCCAGTGCAGGTTGGGATTTGGCGGCAGTGACGCGGGAATGTCTTCAGCAGGAATAAGCAGGCCGGCGATCTCGTGTCCACGACTCAGGGCCAGGCGGACAAAAGCCGAACCAATAAAGCCGGTTGGCCCGGTCAGCAGCAGCTTCATCGTTCTTTGCCCTTTGCTATCTCTTCAAGCAGCGCGAGATTTTTGTCACGCTCGGACACGACCGGGTTAGGGATAGGCCATTGAATTGCGACCTGCGGATCGTTCCAGCGCAACCCGCGCGCCATGTCGGGGAAATAGAAATCCGACATCATGTAAAAGACCTCGCAGTCATCGGTGAGGCACTGGAAGCCGTGGGCGAAACCTCCCGGGACATAAAGGCAGGAGCGATTTGCGGCTGTGAGTTCAAAGGCCTCCCAGCGACCAAAGGAGGAGGACTTGGGTCGGATATCGACCAGCACGTCGAAGATGGCGCCGGCTGTGCAGCTAATCAGTTTTGTCTCCGGCTTAGGGTCAGCCTGGTAGTGCATTCCGCGGAGCATTCCGCGTTTTTTGGTAAGCGTCAGATTGGTCTGGGGCCAGCGGGTGTTCAGGGCGCGGGCGCTGAACTCATTTTCACAGTAAGTGCGCGCCAGGAATCCGCGGTCATCCTCGCGCAATTCGAGTTCGAGCCGCCAAACACTGGGCAAGGTGGTCATAAAGAATTTCATGCCCTTGTGTCACACGACCGAGACGGCTGGGATGGGGATGATGAATTTCCCGCCTTTTTCCCGATAAGCGCTTTGTTGCTCGAGAATTTCATCAGCGAAGTTCCAGGTCAGCAGCAGCGTGTAATCCGGGCGCCGTTCGAGCAGCCGTTCCGCTGGCACAATGGGTATATGCGTGCCGGGTGTCAGCCGGCCCTGTTTATAGGTGCTGCGGTCCGCCACAAATTCCAGCGCCGCTTTGTCCAGGCCGAAGAAATTGAGCAAGGTGCTCCCTTTGGCCGAGGCGCCATAGGCGGCAATGGATTTGCCTTGCTGGCGGGCCTGGAGCAGCAGGTCCAGGAGCGATCGTTTGAGTTCCAGCACACGTTGCGCAAAACCTTCGTAGTAAGCCGGAGCGTCCATGCCCTTGCGCTTCTCCTGGGTCAGCAACTGCTCGACCGAGCGTTGCCTCGCGTGAGCGCCGGCATGGCCGGCAAACAGCCGCAGGGACCCGCCGTGAATCCGCAACTGCTCGACATGATAAGTCTCGATGCCATGGCGGCGGAAGAGCGGTTCGAGCGCCGTCAGGCTGAAGTAAAAAACGTGCTCGTGATAAATCGTATCGAACTCGCTCTTCTCGATGAAATCCGCTGCATAGGGGAATTCCAGGATGATGCGCCCGCGCGGCTTGAGCAAGGCCGCGAGGCCGGCCACGAAATCGTTCGGATTTGGCGCATGCGCAAAGACATTGTTGCCCAGGATTAAATCCGCCTGCCGCCCCTTTTGGGCAAGGCTGCGGGCAAGGTGTTGGCCGAAAAACTCGACAAGCGTCTCGATGCCCTTTTGGGTGGCGACCTTGGCGATATTGGCTGCCGGTTCGATGCCCAGGCAGGGAACACCGGCTGCGCCGAAATACTGCAGCAGGTAGCCGTCATTGCTGGCCACCTCGACCACCAGGCTGTTCTTGTCCAAGGCAAATTCCTTCACATAGCGAGCTTGCGCCTCGCGGGCATGGCGCAATGCCACGTCCGAAAACGACGAGAAATAGAGATACTCGGAGAAAAGCTGGACGGGCGGGACAAGGTCGAGAATCTGGAGCAGCCAGCAGGTCTGGCAGAGGGCCAGGCGCAGCGGGAACTTGGGCTCCGGTTTGAGGAGGTCTTGTTCGCGCAGGAGGTTATTGGCGAGAGGCTGGACACCGAGGTCGAGGATTAATGTGCCGTGCGGGCTGCCGCAGGAACGGCATTGGAATGAAAGGCTCATATTGGGAGCGTGGGATGGACTAGGCACAGAGGAACCCCTCTCCCCCGGCCCTCTCCCATTCGGAAGGGGAGAGGGGGAATCCTCGACAGCTTACGGTTGTAGCGCATGTTGCAGGCTCCTTTGTAGGTGAGCCGCTTACCAGACCTTCCAAGGGGCATGACCGCTATTCCAAAGATTGGCCAGGAGCTGCTGCTCGCGGAAGGTGTCCATGCATTGCCAGAAACCGGCGTGGCAATAGGCCGCAATTTGGCCCTCAGCCGCCAGGCGGTTGAGCGGTTCCTGCTCCAGAACGCATTTGTCGCCGGTGAGGTAATCCCCGATTCGTTTGTTCATGACAAAGAAACCGCCGTTGATAAATCCCGTTTGTTCCTCGGCCTTTTCCTTAAAAGCCGTGACAGTATCACCCGCGATTTCCAAATCACCGAACCGCCCGGCGGGGCGGACGGCCGTGATGGTCACCATTTTGCCCTGGGCGCGGTGAAAGGCAATTGAGTCGTTGATGTTGCTGTTGGTGAGACCGTCGCCATAGGTGACCAGAAAATTGTCCTCATCAATAAAGCGCAGGACACGCTTGAGCCGGCCGCCTGTCATGGTGGCCTGGCCGGTATCTACCAGCGTGACGCTCCAGTCCTCCTCGCCATGCTGGTTGTGGTACTTGATTTGTGGCCGCGGCCCCAGCTTCAGCGTCACGTCGCTGGTGTTCCAATGATAATTCCGGAAGTACTCTTTTATAACGTCGCCCTTGTACCCGAGGCACAGGACAAAATCCTTATGCCCGAAGTGGGCGTAAGTCTTCATGATATGCCACAAGATTGGCCGCTCGCCGATGGGCACCATCGGTTTGGGACGAAACTCCGTCTCCTCGCGCAGGCGGGTGCCCAAACCACCACAAAAAATAACGACTTTCATCGATGATTAAAACTTCGACCAGACCTATTCCGGCCGGCCCCGTTTTAATACCGTTTCGGAAAACGTGACACAACACGGATTAGCCGGGATTGTAAACTTCGGCGCCTTTTTCGAGGAATTCCTGGGCCTTTTCTTCAAGGCCATGCTGGATGGCGGCGGCGTCGCTGAGGCCCTGGGAGGCGGCGTATTGGCGCACCTCCTCGGTGATCTTCATCGAGCAGAAATGCGGGCCGCACATGCTGCAGAAATGGGCGACCTTGGCCGCTTCCTGGGGCAGAGTTTCATCGTGAAACTCGCGCGCTGTGACCGGGTCGAGGCTGAGGTTAAACTGGTCTTCCCAGCGGAACTCGAACCTGGCCTGGCTCAAGGCGTCATCGCGCTGGCGGGCGGAAGGATGCCCTTTGGCAAGGTCTGCGGCATGGGCGGCGATTTTGTAGGCAATGACTCCGTCTTTGACATCCTTTTTGTTGGGCAAGCCCAGGTGCTCTTTGGGGGTCACATAGCAGAGCATGGCGCAGCCGTACCAGCCGATCATCGCGGCGCCGATGGCGCTGGTGATATGGTCGTAGCCGGGCGCGATATCAGTCGTGAGGGGGCCGAGGGTATAGAACGGGGCCTCATCGCACCAGGCGAGTTGCTTGTCCATGTTCTCTTTGATCAGGTGCATGGGGATATGGCCCGGACCCTCGTTCATGACCTGGCAGCCCATTTCCCACGCTATCTTCGTCAACTCACCCTGCGTGCGCAGTTCGGCGAATTGGGCCTCGTCGTTGGCATCGGCAATCGACCCGGGGCGGAGGCCATCGCCGAGACTGAAGCTCACGTCGTAAGCGCGCATGACCTCGCAAATCTCGCGGAAGTGGGTGTAGAGAAAGCTCTCCTGGTGATGGGCCAGACACCACTTGGCCATAATCGAGCCGCCGCGCGACACGATGCCCGTTACCCTGCGCGCCGTTAGCGGCACATAGCGCAGCAGGACGCCCGCATGCACTGTGAAATAATCCACCCCTTGTTCGGCCTGCTCGATCAGCGTGTCCCGGTAAATCTCCCAGGTCAATTCCTCGGCCTTGCCATCGACCTTTTCGAGCGCCTGGTAAATGGGAACGGTGCCGATGGGCACGGGTGAATTGCGTAGAATCCATTCGCGGGTTTCGTGGATGTTTTTGCCCGTGGAAAGGTCCATCACGGTGTCGGCGCCCCATTTGGAGGCCCAGCGCATCTTTTCGACCTCCTCCTCGATGCTCGACGCCACCGCCGAGTTGCCGATGTTGGCGTTTATTTTTACCAGGAAATTGCGCCCAATGATCATCGGCTCGGATTCGGGATGGTTGATGTTGGCGGGGATGATGGCACGGCCGCGGGCGACTTCGGCCCGCACAAATTCCGGCGTGATTTGTTCCGGGATAGCGGCCCCGAACGATTCACCGCCCAGCGGACGATAACCCGGCATCGGCTTCGAGAAGCCAGAGGCCGGACGTTCGCGTCCGAGGTTCTCGCGCAGGGCAATGAATTCCATTTCGGGCGTGATCATTCCCCGGCGGGCATATTCGAGTTGGGTAACGACGTTGCCGCTGCGCGCCCGAAGGGCTTTGCGGCGCAGTGAGGGTGGCAAGGGCGCATCGGAACGCCCGGGGATGGGCCGATAGGAGGGCTCGACCTCCTCGACATCGGCGCGGTCCAGAATCCAGCGCCGGCGCAGCGGCGGCAGGCCGTGAAGAACATCGCCTTCGAATGCGGGGTCGCCCCAGGGGCCCGAGCAATCGTACAAGCGCACGTATTGAGCGGGTGCAGGCGCGCCGTTGCTTTTGCCGACGGCGCTCATGCCCACCTCGCGCAAAGGGGCCTGGACGGAGGGATGGATTTTGCCTGAGATGTAAATCCTGCGCGAACGAGGCAAGGGTTCCCTGCTGGAAGGCAGCGTGCTGGTCTGGCTCATAAATGATAAAGGATTTCTGAACTAACGGAACCAGCCAGGGCGTGGTGAAGTACTGTCCCTTCGCCAGCATTACCTGGATCAGGTTCGACGGGTCTGCCGGGCTCCCGCACAGCACTCTCAGCCTTTGCTCCGGATACACCGGCAGCCGGTTGGCTCCCCTGTAATGAGAAGACTTTAAACCGGGGGTAAGGGGCGGTCAAGCGGATGCCCTGGCGCTATATTGTGTTCCGGCTGCAGCGCAAAACAGCCGATGAACCGCTTCAAACGACTGCCCACTTACGGCAGAGGGATGTTCTCGACCACAAAGGGGTAGGACTTGACGGACTCAGGCGTGGCGAGCTGGATAACCAACTGGGTGTCCTGCGGCGGCGGCGCGTCGAGGCCGGTGGTGTTGAAATCGCCGGAACTCCAGCGCTCGCGGCTCTTCAAGGGCTTGCCCTGTCCGTCGATAAACTTCAGGTCCATGACGCGCTTTTGCGGGTCCTGGATGTAGAGTTGAATTGAGTTTTTAGAATCGGACATCATTCCTCCGAACATGCCCTTAAACAAGCCGCCAAAGGCCTCGGCCAGCTTTTGCCCGGCAGGATCGCCGGCAGCTTTTTGGTCAATTTCTTTTTTTTTGGCTTCGTAAGTTTCCTTGGTAAGGTACATCACCTGGATGCCGAGTTTTGCCAGGCCAGGGTTGCGGATTGGCTCGGCGGGGTGTTGCAGGACGTTCTTGATAGTCAGCAGCCCGCCATTGGCTTCCGTGGGGTTGAACAGCTCGACCTCGCCCTTGATGATTTTGATGGTCGTGGCATTCCGGGAAGGATTGCGCAGCTTCACGTCAGTCTTGAGGGCGCCGCTCGAATGCCCTGAGTTGAACGAGGCGGAAGACAACTCGTCCTCGTTTTTGATGATGAGGTCGCGGCCCAGTTCGTCGGTGGCCTCAGTGACGCGGACACGTCTGACGCTGCCGGCATCGGCCGCAGGGTCGCCGGTGAATTTCAGTTCGATTTTGCACTCGGAATTAAAAGCGCCCGTGGTGCGGTTGTCGCTCACCTCGCCGACACTGGCGCGAAGGGGTGTCTGGGATTTGTCGCGGGATTGCGCGTCCGCGCTAACCGGGAGGGTCAGGAGGACGAACAGATAAGTTTTGGCCAGGTTTTTGGCGGTTTTCATGGTCACAAGATCATTGTTGAGTTACCGGCATTTGCCACACGGACTAAAAAGCGGAGCAAATGCGATGCCGAAAATGCGGCTGCGAGGCTCTTGTTTTGACCCATCTGCCATGAACAGCGCCCTCCCCTGCTCCTGCTCCTGCTCCTGCTCCTGCTCTTGCTCTTGCTCTTGCTCGATTGTCGGGGGAGTACCGAGCGAGGAAGAGCAGGAGCAAGAAATGTGTCCCGCTGACTTTTCTTGGCATGCCTTGGCACACCCGCGATGACCCGGCACGCGATGAGCCGCTCCGGGCGATGGGCCGCTGTTGAGCCGATCGTGGCTGGGGCTGATTAACAAAACACCGGCGACGGCCTCTGCCAGCTTTTGCCGGTAATCGGCCTCGGCAATCAGCCGGGCTTCCTCAGGGTTCGACAGGTAACCCGCTTCAATCAGAATCGCAGGGCACTGCTGTCCCCGGAGCACCCCCAGGAAGCGCGCGCGGCGCACCCCGCGATCCAGGTGGCCGTTGACCTGTAACAATGCTCCGTGGATTCGAGCCGCAAAAAGAAGGTTCTGCTCGTCAAAGGCGTTATTGGGAAAGACCGCATCGGTTTGGTCCATGTACCCGCGCGTGATGCTCGATGGCATACCAGGCGGGGTGAGGCAATAGGTCTCCAGCCCGGCCTCATTTTGGTTGGGAGCAGCGGAATTGAAATGCAGACTAAGGAACAAATCCGCTTTGTGGCTGGCGGCAAACGCCACGCGATTGGATATGGCCAGGTCCATATCATTGGAGCGCGTCAGCCAGACGCGGCAACCACGGGCCGCAAGGAG
The Verrucomicrobiia bacterium genome window above contains:
- a CDS encoding NAD(P)-dependent oxidoreductase, which gives rise to MKLLLTGPTGFIGSAFVRLALSRGHEIAGLLIPAEDIPASLPPNPNLHWLRGTLEQAPWREIEAFGPEACIHMAWITTPGMYLESPENDRFRDASLSFLRRMPEAGARYLLGLGSCIEYQIGSEPLSEERTPLFPTTRYARCKNQLRLALERDAGDFGFGWARVFYPYGPGEHPSRLCSSIAQKFERGEKVLLKTPSSTKDYIFIEDLAAALLAVVENKVRGPINVGTGTGSSVREIAGRLACLMGKPRLVEEADPPEPDPFPFVVADATKLRSLGWEPQFTMEQGLKRLVEVLMRS
- the rfbC gene encoding dTDP-4-dehydrorhamnose 3,5-epimerase is translated as MKFFMTTLPSVWRLELELREDDRGFLARTYCENEFSARALNTRWPQTNLTLTKKRGMLRGMHYQADPKPETKLISCTAGAIFDVLVDIRPKSSSFGRWEAFELTAANRSCLYVPGGFAHGFQCLTDDCEVFYMMSDFYFPDMARGLRWNDPQVAIQWPIPNPVVSERDKNLALLEEIAKGKER
- a CDS encoding class I SAM-dependent methyltransferase translates to MSLSFQCRSCGSPHGTLILDLGVQPLANNLLREQDLLKPEPKFPLRLALCQTCWLLQILDLVPPVQLFSEYLYFSSFSDVALRHAREAQARYVKEFALDKNSLVVEVASNDGYLLQYFGAAGVPCLGIEPAANIAKVATQKGIETLVEFFGQHLARSLAQKGRQADLILGNNVFAHAPNPNDFVAGLAALLKPRGRIILEFPYAADFIEKSEFDTIYHEHVFYFSLTALEPLFRRHGIETYHVEQLRIHGGSLRLFAGHAGAHARQRSVEQLLTQEKRKGMDAPAYYEGFAQRVLELKRSLLDLLLQARQQGKSIAAYGASAKGSTLLNFFGLDKAALEFVADRSTYKQGRLTPGTHIPIVPAERLLERRPDYTLLLTWNFADEILEQQSAYREKGGKFIIPIPAVSVV
- the rfbF gene encoding glucose-1-phosphate cytidylyltransferase, producing MKVVIFCGGLGTRLREETEFRPKPMVPIGERPILWHIMKTYAHFGHKDFVLCLGYKGDVIKEYFRNYHWNTSDVTLKLGPRPQIKYHNQHGEEDWSVTLVDTGQATMTGGRLKRVLRFIDEDNFLVTYGDGLTNSNINDSIAFHRAQGKMVTITAVRPAGRFGDLEIAGDTVTAFKEKAEEQTGFINGGFFVMNKRIGDYLTGDKCVLEQEPLNRLAAEGQIAAYCHAGFWQCMDTFREQQLLANLWNSGHAPWKVW
- the thiC gene encoding phosphomethylpyrimidine synthase ThiC; protein product: MSQTSTLPSSREPLPRSRRIYISGKIHPSVQAPLREVGMSAVGKSNGAPAPAQYVRLYDCSGPWGDPAFEGDVLHGLPPLRRRWILDRADVEEVEPSYRPIPGRSDAPLPPSLRRKALRARSGNVVTQLEYARRGMITPEMEFIALRENLGRERPASGFSKPMPGYRPLGGESFGAAIPEQITPEFVRAEVARGRAIIPANINHPESEPMIIGRNFLVKINANIGNSAVASSIEEEVEKMRWASKWGADTVMDLSTGKNIHETREWILRNSPVPIGTVPIYQALEKVDGKAEELTWEIYRDTLIEQAEQGVDYFTVHAGVLLRYVPLTARRVTGIVSRGGSIMAKWCLAHHQESFLYTHFREICEVMRAYDVSFSLGDGLRPGSIADANDEAQFAELRTQGELTKIAWEMGCQVMNEGPGHIPMHLIKENMDKQLAWCDEAPFYTLGPLTTDIAPGYDHITSAIGAAMIGWYGCAMLCYVTPKEHLGLPNKKDVKDGVIAYKIAAHAADLAKGHPSARQRDDALSQARFEFRWEDQFNLSLDPVTAREFHDETLPQEAAKVAHFCSMCGPHFCSMKITEEVRQYAASQGLSDAAAIQHGLEEKAQEFLEKGAEVYNPG
- a CDS encoding N-acetylmuramoyl-L-alanine amidase — encoded protein: MWRVARALAGLLAIGLAGCTSSSHPNVAHVPDWEDGNALSARNTPSASNGFQVHSQSNLPFSSQTTSTATSTKSSAESWIPLARWAHENTWANIVSLGTASAPSFAVHSSNGVLVLSAGNVVAHWNGIELHLGFAPQMINEEPFIHAVDLNKTILPLLKTPPEASGPDNPVIVIDPGHGGENAGTKSVLNEQYEKEFTLDWALRLQKLLAARGCRVWLTRSNDMDLAISNRVAFAASHKADLFLSLHFNSAAPNQNEAGLETYCLTPPGMPSSITRGYMDQTDAVFPNNAFDEQNLLFAARIHGALLQVNGHLDRGVRRARFLGVLRGQQCPAILIEAGYLSNPEEARLIAEADYRQKLAEAVAGVLLISPSHDRLNSGPSPGAAHRVPGHRGCAKACQEKSAGHISCSCSSSLGTPPTIEQEQEQEQEQEQEQEQGRALFMADGSKQEPRSRIFGIAFAPLFSPCGKCR